One Dehalococcoidia bacterium genomic region harbors:
- the yqeK gene encoding bis(5'-nucleosyl)-tetraphosphatase (symmetrical) YqeK: MDFELPKSLQEHLAALPKNLSLHIGRVRGIAKELAQMHNLDVELADLTAAAHDVARHLPGGKLIEEAERLNIPVGEFEKAAPIVLHGPVGATWLRQEGVLLDPELFDAVYWHTSAHPDLSPIGKVVFVADKIDPAKAKAYPFQSSVIEAVANSLDEGVLAFLDGVIREHVDHCRLVHPVSINTRNRLIIESSC; this comes from the coding sequence ATGGATTTTGAGTTACCTAAATCACTGCAAGAGCATTTAGCGGCTTTGCCTAAAAATTTAAGCCTACATATAGGCAGAGTTAGAGGAATAGCTAAAGAGCTCGCCCAAATGCATAACTTAGATGTGGAACTTGCTGATTTAACGGCTGCTGCGCATGATGTTGCACGGCATTTGCCTGGCGGGAAGCTTATCGAAGAGGCCGAAAGATTAAATATTCCGGTAGGGGAATTTGAAAAAGCCGCACCGATAGTTCTGCATGGACCTGTTGGAGCGACTTGGTTGCGTCAAGAAGGTGTTTTACTAGACCCGGAGTTGTTTGATGCTGTTTATTGGCATACAAGCGCCCATCCTGATCTTAGCCCAATAGGTAAAGTAGTTTTTGTGGCAGACAAAATAGATCCGGCAAAAGCTAAGGCCTACCCCTTTCAATCTAGTGTTATTGAGGCGGTCGCGAATAGCCTGGATGAAGGAGTTTTAGCTTTCCTAGATGGAGTCATTAGGGAACACGTTGATCATTGTCGCCTTGTTCACCCAGTGAGCATAAATACCCGGAATAGGTTGATAATAGAGAGCAGTTGCTAA
- a CDS encoding metal ABC transporter permease — translation MLPSILQYDFMVRALIGGILAGGIAPVLGAFLVLRRYSLIAETLAHVGLLGVAIGLATSTYPTITTFIAVTIAAIFIERLRVSGKLPGDIALAVVLYATMAAAVVIINSVRGFNLDLWGFLFGSILTISATDVWLLLLLAVLVLTFITMFYPELSMTAFDDDLAKVSGVRVDLLNLGLAILTAAVVTLSMRVLGVLLVGALIVIPFLIGQTLCSGLRKSLGVASLAGSISAVIGLFISFYADLVAGGSIVLTAVTLLLMAQLWKKLKQRAD, via the coding sequence ATGCTTCCTTCAATATTGCAATACGATTTTATGGTGAGAGCCTTAATTGGGGGTATCCTTGCTGGCGGAATTGCCCCGGTGTTAGGTGCTTTTCTCGTGTTGCGCAGGTATTCATTAATTGCTGAAACCCTTGCGCATGTCGGTTTATTAGGAGTGGCTATAGGCCTTGCCACGAGCACTTACCCTACGATAACCACGTTTATTGCAGTGACAATAGCAGCGATTTTTATTGAGCGATTGCGGGTTAGCGGAAAATTGCCTGGAGATATTGCATTGGCAGTAGTTTTGTATGCAACTATGGCTGCTGCAGTGGTCATTATTAATAGTGTCAGGGGATTTAATCTGGATTTGTGGGGGTTTCTTTTCGGTTCAATTCTAACTATATCGGCAACAGATGTTTGGCTATTATTGCTACTGGCAGTGCTGGTTCTTACCTTCATAACAATGTTTTACCCAGAGCTTTCAATGACCGCATTTGATGATGATTTAGCTAAAGTTTCTGGTGTTCGAGTGGATTTATTGAACCTAGGGTTGGCCATTTTGACGGCAGCGGTAGTCACGTTATCAATGCGAGTCTTAGGGGTTCTCCTGGTGGGAGCACTTATTGTTATCCCCTTTTTAATAGGGCAGACACTTTGCTCGGGTCTCAGGAAATCACTGGGCGTGGCGTCATTAGCGGGAAGCATCAGTGCGGTAATAGGGTTATTCATTTCATTTTATGCGGATCTTGTTGCAGGTGGGTCGATAGTTTTGACCGCGGTAACGTTGCTTTTAATGGCTCAGTTATGGAAAAAGCTCAAGCAACGAGCTGATTAA
- a CDS encoding metal ABC transporter ATP-binding protein yields the protein MDTIIEFENITFSYGEIPAVKEISLKVDRGGFVAIVGPNGSGKSTLIKLALGLLKPQEGKSLLFNTNVEEFSAWERIGYVPQVASGMHARLPMTVSEIVAQGRYIGFSPKSFWTSSAGIDIDNALDVVGAKHLKERRIGELSTGQQQRVLVARALVKAPDILMLDEPIGGVDVDGEERIYEIIRELNQQGITIVMVSHDIGAVMREAKTVACINQTLAFHGAPHELTRDELANLYGFPVEVLLHDALHEHR from the coding sequence ATGGATACGATAATAGAATTTGAAAATATTACATTTTCGTATGGAGAGATTCCAGCAGTTAAGGAGATCTCTCTAAAGGTTGATCGTGGTGGATTCGTAGCCATAGTTGGGCCAAATGGTAGCGGTAAGAGCACTTTGATTAAGCTAGCCTTGGGTTTATTGAAGCCTCAAGAAGGCAAGAGTTTACTTTTCAATACAAATGTTGAGGAATTTTCGGCTTGGGAGCGAATTGGATACGTTCCTCAAGTTGCAAGTGGAATGCATGCAAGGCTACCAATGACGGTTTCTGAAATAGTTGCTCAAGGCCGTTATATAGGGTTTTCCCCGAAGTCATTTTGGACTTCATCGGCGGGAATAGATATTGATAATGCCTTAGATGTTGTGGGAGCAAAACATTTGAAAGAGCGCAGAATTGGAGAGCTTTCTACGGGGCAGCAGCAAAGAGTTTTGGTTGCAAGAGCACTTGTTAAAGCCCCTGATATCTTGATGTTGGATGAGCCTATCGGGGGAGTGGACGTTGACGGTGAGGAGCGGATTTATGAAATCATTCGAGAGCTCAACCAGCAAGGGATAACAATAGTTATGGTGTCTCACGATATAGGAGCTGTAATGCGTGAGGCGAAAACAGTAGCTTGTATAAATCAAACATTAGCTTTCCATGGGGCACCTCATGAATTAACGCGAGACGAACTTGCAAATCTGTACGGGTTTCCAGTTGAAGTGCTCTTACATGATGCGCTGCATGAGCATAGATAA
- a CDS encoding SDR family oxidoreductase: MRLEGKVAIITGAGRNIGEAVGHLFAEEGARVALVDVRFAAVEEVSHAINAKHPGAAVALQCDVSSALQVEKMVSDTVSSFGRIDILVNNAAITDHTPVLDLPEEEWDQILGVTLKSVFLTCKYAGRQLREQGQGGKIINVASTSGHRGRADATAYSAAKGGLLNLTRSLAIQFAEFGVRVNSLTPNRIGSPVGKEEVPAEGRGITNLVGRPGVPMDIANAALFLASNESDFIAAADILVDGGSLAGALQTPFSPKQ; the protein is encoded by the coding sequence ATGAGACTCGAAGGGAAAGTAGCTATTATTACAGGAGCCGGTCGAAATATAGGTGAAGCGGTAGGTCATTTATTTGCAGAAGAGGGTGCAAGAGTAGCACTTGTTGATGTCCGCTTTGCGGCTGTGGAAGAAGTATCGCATGCGATTAATGCAAAACACCCAGGGGCTGCGGTTGCTTTACAGTGCGATGTCTCTTCTGCATTGCAGGTAGAAAAAATGGTTTCGGACACAGTCTCTTCTTTTGGGAGAATTGACATCCTAGTTAATAATGCTGCTATCACTGATCATACTCCTGTATTAGACCTACCCGAAGAGGAATGGGATCAGATACTGGGAGTTACACTGAAAAGTGTATTTTTGACTTGCAAATATGCAGGCCGTCAGCTACGAGAACAAGGTCAAGGCGGGAAGATTATTAACGTAGCATCTACTTCTGGGCATCGTGGGCGTGCTGATGCAACGGCTTATTCTGCTGCAAAAGGAGGGTTGCTCAATTTAACTCGCTCTCTTGCTATTCAATTTGCAGAATTTGGGGTACGAGTTAATTCATTGACACCGAATCGGATTGGCTCTCCAGTTGGCAAAGAGGAAGTTCCCGCTGAGGGGAGAGGTATAACTAACTTAGTGGGTCGTCCTGGAGTACCTATGGATATTGCCAATGCAGCTCTATTTTTAGCTTCTAATGAGTCTGATTTTATTGCGGCTGCGGATATTTTAGTAGATGGGGGCTCACTTGCCGGGGCACTTCAAACTCCGTTTTCCCCTAAACAGTAA
- a CDS encoding helix-turn-helix domain-containing protein, with translation MRNYIKSYRRRNEPFLDSLPEQMHYSDTGCEASLSCLSCPLPKCKYDDPVWYQAYKRRDRDLELLNMYRSDKLSAFEIANHFGVSPRTVHRAVKRAQGYKEGIKVA, from the coding sequence ATGCGTAATTATATAAAATCTTACAGACGTCGTAATGAACCGTTCCTAGATTCACTACCTGAACAAATGCATTATTCAGACACTGGTTGCGAGGCATCTTTGTCGTGCCTGTCATGCCCATTGCCCAAGTGCAAGTATGATGATCCTGTGTGGTATCAGGCATATAAGCGTAGGGATAGGGATTTAGAATTATTGAATATGTATCGATCTGACAAATTAAGTGCCTTTGAGATCGCTAACCACTTTGGAGTAAGCCCCAGAACTGTACATAGGGCTGTTAAGAGAGCACAGGGATATAAAGAGGGTATAAAAGTCGCGTAA
- the tmk gene encoding dTMP kinase, which yields MSLFITFEGGEGTGKSTQIELLRLSLEGLGRKVLQLREPGGSPLGEYLRAWLMDNTRSLEPASELLLFTAARAELVRTVLKPKLNAGFDILLDRYADSTTVYQGFARNVPMRYVNSANNLAKDGLTPELTILLDAPPEISLQRASQRDGAKANQPRFENANIAFHHKVRSGFLKLASRSPETWLVINAELGIQEIHSTILAKVRNLIF from the coding sequence ATGAGTTTATTTATTACTTTTGAAGGTGGTGAAGGTACTGGCAAAAGCACCCAGATTGAATTATTACGCCTTTCGCTTGAAGGTTTAGGTCGAAAGGTATTACAGCTCAGAGAACCTGGAGGGTCTCCCTTGGGTGAGTATCTTCGAGCTTGGTTGATGGATAACACCCGATCTCTAGAACCAGCATCTGAATTATTATTATTCACCGCAGCTCGAGCAGAGCTAGTTCGGACTGTTTTAAAACCGAAACTAAATGCAGGTTTCGACATATTATTAGACAGATATGCCGATTCTACGACTGTCTATCAAGGATTTGCGCGAAATGTCCCTATGCGGTATGTAAATTCGGCAAATAATCTGGCGAAAGACGGGCTAACTCCAGAGCTTACAATACTACTTGATGCGCCACCTGAAATCAGCCTTCAACGTGCTTCTCAACGAGATGGAGCAAAGGCAAATCAACCAAGATTTGAAAATGCCAACATTGCATTCCATCATAAAGTCCGATCAGGCTTTCTAAAACTAGCTTCTCGTTCTCCTGAAACATGGCTCGTTATCAATGCAGAATTGGGTATTCAAGAAATCCATTCAACGATTTTGGCAAAGGTAAGAAATTTAATCTTTTAA
- the prfB gene encoding peptide chain release factor 2 (programmed frameshift): MDELKQKLTDLREVVTGIMVRLDIPALEIEAGKLEHETLDPNFWNNSGDAQSVMRKLAQLRSTIDGWVDFQSRVLSTIDLVDMAIDSEDFSLESEIAQEAEILFEDFQAREFQLVFSGEYDDHSAILAIHAGAGGTDSQDWTEMLLRMYTRWGDQNGYKTQILDLSEGEEAGIKSATIEISGPNAYGYAKTESGVHRLVRLSPFDSSHARHTSFALVEVLPEVDNDVEVQINADDIEMDVFRASGAGGQSVQKNSTAVRIRHLPSGLVVSCQNERSQLQNREAALKILRSRLIEIEIKRKEQEKASLKGEHITAGWGNQIRSYVLHPYKMVKDHRTGFESTNPELVLDGELSDLMKAYLLASVNRID, translated from the exons ATGGACGAACTGAAGCAAAAGCTTACTGATTTGCGTGAGGTAGTGACTGGCATTATGGTGCGCCTT GACATACCTGCTCTTGAAATAGAAGCTGGCAAATTAGAACACGAGACTTTAGATCCTAATTTTTGGAATAATTCTGGTGACGCTCAAAGCGTAATGAGAAAGTTAGCACAATTGCGCTCTACTATAGATGGGTGGGTAGATTTCCAGTCACGTGTTTTATCTACCATTGACTTGGTTGATATGGCCATTGATTCCGAGGATTTCTCATTAGAGAGTGAGATTGCTCAGGAGGCTGAGATCCTTTTTGAAGATTTTCAGGCTCGTGAATTCCAATTAGTTTTTTCTGGCGAGTACGATGATCATAGCGCGATATTGGCGATTCATGCAGGCGCAGGAGGCACTGATTCTCAGGATTGGACTGAGATGCTTCTTAGAATGTACACCCGGTGGGGAGATCAGAATGGTTACAAGACGCAAATATTAGATCTATCTGAGGGAGAAGAAGCTGGTATAAAGAGCGCTACGATTGAAATTTCAGGTCCCAATGCCTATGGATATGCAAAAACTGAAAGCGGGGTTCATAGGCTGGTTCGCTTATCCCCCTTTGATTCTTCTCACGCGCGACATACATCATTTGCCTTGGTTGAAGTTTTACCTGAGGTTGATAATGACGTGGAGGTACAAATCAATGCAGATGACATTGAAATGGACGTATTTAGAGCTAGCGGGGCAGGAGGCCAGAGCGTTCAAAAGAATTCTACCGCAGTTCGGATTCGTCATCTTCCATCAGGATTAGTGGTTTCTTGTCAAAATGAAAGGTCGCAGCTACAGAATCGTGAAGCAGCATTAAAAATCCTTCGCTCTCGCTTAATTGAAATTGAGATAAAGAGGAAAGAACAAGAAAAAGCTTCCTTGAAAGGCGAGCATATTACTGCAGGCTGGGGCAATCAGATTCGGAGCTATGTTCTTCATCCCTATAAAATGGTTAAGGATCACCGAACAGGCTTTGAATCTACCAACCCAGAATTAGTATTAGATGGAGAGCTTTCAGATCTGATGAAAGCGTATCTTTTAGCAAGCGTAAATAGGATTGATTAA
- a CDS encoding cysteine hydrolase, with product MSYNVLDPQKTALVFFDMLNAYVHTSKEQERITKPFVDNCQKVLSAARSANVPVYYARADHRHDGKDSANLYSDTGISGEPWSDPEEKPFKPYLLVYAGDWSSEIIPELQPRQDDYIIAKHRWNAFFQTHLELSLRTRGIDTIILCGGATEVGIASTAYCARDSDFNIVVVSDACRSGNQDNHEQFMNRIFPFMARVRTTDQVIAMVKG from the coding sequence TTGAGTTACAACGTACTTGACCCGCAAAAGACTGCATTAGTATTTTTTGACATGCTCAATGCGTATGTTCATACATCTAAAGAGCAAGAGAGAATCACTAAGCCCTTTGTCGATAATTGTCAAAAAGTTCTTTCCGCAGCTCGCAGCGCTAACGTCCCTGTCTACTATGCTCGTGCAGATCATCGGCATGACGGAAAAGATTCAGCCAATCTCTATTCCGACACAGGCATCTCAGGGGAGCCTTGGTCTGACCCCGAAGAGAAACCTTTTAAGCCCTATCTTTTAGTTTATGCAGGAGATTGGAGCTCCGAGATTATCCCGGAACTACAGCCTAGGCAAGATGATTACATAATAGCCAAGCATCGATGGAATGCTTTTTTTCAAACGCATCTAGAGCTAAGCCTTCGTACTAGGGGCATCGATACTATCATTTTATGTGGAGGAGCTACTGAAGTTGGGATTGCCTCTACCGCGTATTGTGCAAGGGATTCTGATTTTAATATCGTTGTAGTAAGCGATGCTTGCAGATCAGGAAATCAAGATAACCATGAGCAATTCATGAATCGCATTTTCCCATTTATGGCGCGGGTGAGAACTACCGACCAAGTTATAGCAATGGTCAAAGGCTAA
- a CDS encoding Lrp/AsnC ligand binding domain-containing protein — protein sequence MATTKAFVLIETAVGKTKDVVASLLELSGVASVDVVTGPYDIICMVQAEDLSSVGDTVTGSVHTIGGIVRTVTCLAVGSE from the coding sequence ATGGCAACAACGAAGGCATTTGTATTAATTGAGACCGCAGTGGGTAAGACTAAAGATGTAGTGGCTTCACTACTAGAGCTTTCAGGCGTCGCATCAGTAGATGTGGTTACAGGACCTTACGATATTATCTGTATGGTCCAAGCTGAGGACTTAAGTTCAGTTGGGGACACTGTGACAGGAAGTGTTCATACTATCGGTGGGATAGTACGTACCGTAACTTGCCTGGCAGTAGGCAGTGAATAA
- a CDS encoding zinc ABC transporter substrate-binding protein, which yields MNSKVSVIRYLYMGLASVLFLSFFLIVSACSSDSSEEVSEEIAQEVKQVNVVTTIYPLEYYATRIGGEYVKVTSLAGVGVDAHTIELTPSQLQGMQNADLMFANGLMMEPWFERALTSLGAEAVAKTHYLSEFEFTKLEFEEGHDDHDEHKDGHDDHDEHKDGHDDHEGHEGHAHGEFDPHIWLDPLYAIKQSKAVLDALSAKDPSNMDYYLGNYQKLEQDLQSLHQDYTNGLSSCKHEEFVISHAAFGYIAARYNLEQIEIAGLSAEASPSAARLAEIAERVGKLGLGSVLVEALQWDNSVSQTLANESNLQALPVHVIGTVTRDELNEHADYMGLMRNNLKSLQTAMECSA from the coding sequence ATGAATAGTAAAGTTTCGGTTATTCGATATTTGTACATGGGCTTAGCCTCTGTATTATTTTTAAGTTTCTTTTTGATTGTTTCTGCTTGTTCAAGTGATTCTTCTGAAGAGGTATCTGAGGAAATAGCTCAAGAGGTTAAACAAGTAAATGTTGTAACAACGATCTACCCGCTTGAGTATTATGCCACTAGAATTGGCGGGGAATATGTAAAGGTCACATCCCTTGCAGGGGTGGGAGTCGATGCTCATACAATTGAGTTAACACCAAGTCAGTTGCAAGGTATGCAAAATGCTGACCTGATGTTTGCTAATGGCTTAATGATGGAGCCTTGGTTTGAGCGTGCACTAACATCACTGGGGGCCGAAGCCGTGGCGAAGACCCATTATTTGTCAGAGTTTGAGTTTACCAAGCTTGAATTCGAAGAAGGCCATGATGACCACGATGAGCACAAAGATGGCCACGACGACCATGATGAGCACAAAGATGGCCACGACGACCACGAGGGTCATGAAGGACATGCCCACGGCGAGTTTGATCCTCACATCTGGTTGGATCCTCTTTATGCTATAAAGCAATCAAAGGCTGTGCTAGACGCATTAAGCGCGAAAGACCCAAGTAATATGGATTACTATTTGGGGAACTACCAGAAGCTCGAGCAAGATTTGCAATCATTGCACCAGGACTACACCAATGGGTTGTCGAGCTGTAAACACGAAGAATTTGTTATTTCGCATGCTGCCTTCGGGTATATTGCTGCCAGATACAACCTAGAGCAGATTGAAATCGCTGGTCTTTCGGCTGAAGCTTCACCCTCTGCGGCTCGATTAGCAGAAATTGCGGAGCGCGTTGGTAAGCTAGGTCTCGGAAGCGTACTAGTTGAGGCGCTGCAGTGGGATAATTCGGTTTCTCAAACATTAGCGAATGAATCGAATCTGCAGGCTTTGCCAGTACATGTAATTGGCACCGTTACGAGAGATGAGTTGAATGAGCATGCTGATTACATGGGATTGATGAGGAATAACCTTAAATCCTTACAAACAGCTATGGAATGTAGCGCCTAA
- a CDS encoding AAA family ATPase, producing MLQHEDHSSQEEERQALFAILPPWIEKTFQDLITRTRTEPSFSDIQSPLDINDLLEIILDLGRPAEARFLTRDIYLGDQELTRKDLEFVMGRLGSFGGDNRAGIERTLHRISAMRNRKGEVVGLTCRFGRAIEGSARVVEDLALSGKSILLVGRPGVGKTTILRELARVLADASKRVIIVDTSNEIAGDGDIPHPAIGKARRMQVSTPEMQHSTMIEAVENHMPQAIIVDEMGTELEASAARTIAERGVQLVATAHGNTLENLLVNPTLSDLVGGIQTVTLGDDEARRRRTQKTILERKAPPTFEVLIEIRGWNYVAVHEDVARTVDAVLRGRQIPPEIRELDASGSIRKHLQQAPTTPAFEVAPFIFHGKGEHRKTPRDESESIHEIPIKIPQNDLGTVPEIAFTKIYPFGVSRERLQEFARSAGASISIVNSVSEANVVLTTKSHFRRRANVILEAEDKGVPIFVLRRNTPAQLTSFLEQIDGSQTSSKTNPVNEGSTQAEEGVYRILSGETYAIELEPQSAYVRRVQHRIAEQAQLHSHSVGREPHRRVTIRRPR from the coding sequence ATGCTCCAACATGAAGATCACTCGAGTCAAGAAGAAGAACGTCAGGCATTATTTGCAATTTTGCCTCCTTGGATAGAAAAAACTTTTCAAGATTTAATTACAAGAACGCGGACAGAGCCAAGTTTTTCAGACATTCAGTCTCCTTTAGATATCAATGATTTACTAGAAATTATTCTAGACCTTGGACGGCCAGCAGAAGCTCGATTTTTGACTCGGGATATCTACTTGGGCGACCAGGAATTGACTCGAAAAGATTTAGAATTTGTGATGGGCCGCTTAGGATCTTTCGGAGGAGATAATCGAGCAGGAATCGAGAGAACCCTCCATCGAATATCAGCGATGAGGAATCGAAAAGGTGAAGTAGTTGGATTAACATGTAGATTCGGAAGAGCAATTGAAGGTAGCGCAAGAGTAGTTGAGGATCTTGCGCTGTCAGGTAAAAGTATTCTATTGGTAGGAAGACCAGGTGTAGGAAAAACTACCATCCTAAGAGAGCTAGCCCGTGTTTTAGCGGATGCCAGCAAGAGAGTCATTATTGTAGATACCTCAAATGAGATAGCAGGTGATGGTGATATCCCACACCCGGCCATTGGCAAAGCAAGAAGAATGCAAGTATCCACCCCTGAAATGCAGCATTCGACCATGATAGAAGCCGTAGAAAACCATATGCCACAAGCAATTATCGTTGATGAAATGGGGACAGAGCTCGAGGCTTCAGCTGCGAGGACAATTGCTGAAAGAGGAGTTCAACTAGTTGCAACTGCTCACGGTAATACCCTTGAGAATCTTTTAGTAAATCCAACTCTTTCTGATTTAGTTGGCGGCATACAAACAGTAACCCTTGGTGATGATGAGGCTCGAAGAAGGAGAACGCAAAAAACGATACTCGAACGAAAAGCACCTCCCACTTTTGAGGTTCTCATCGAAATAAGAGGATGGAACTATGTTGCAGTACATGAAGATGTTGCACGAACAGTCGATGCTGTATTAAGAGGAAGGCAGATACCTCCAGAAATACGAGAATTAGATGCATCAGGTTCTATACGTAAACATTTGCAACAAGCTCCAACTACACCTGCCTTTGAAGTTGCTCCATTTATCTTCCATGGGAAAGGGGAGCATCGTAAAACTCCCCGAGATGAAAGCGAAAGCATTCATGAAATACCAATAAAAATCCCTCAAAATGATCTAGGAACTGTGCCTGAAATAGCATTCACCAAAATATATCCGTTTGGTGTTAGCCGTGAACGATTACAGGAATTTGCTCGAAGCGCGGGAGCTTCTATTTCTATTGTTAATTCAGTCAGTGAAGCTAATGTTGTTCTCACGACTAAGTCTCATTTTAGAAGAAGAGCAAACGTTATTTTAGAAGCTGAAGACAAAGGAGTTCCGATTTTTGTCTTGCGTCGTAATACTCCTGCGCAGCTAACCAGTTTTTTGGAGCAAATCGATGGAAGCCAAACCTCCTCTAAAACTAACCCTGTCAACGAGGGCTCTACTCAAGCAGAAGAAGGTGTCTATCGAATTCTCTCAGGCGAAACTTACGCAATAGAATTGGAACCTCAATCCGCTTACGTTAGGAGAGTACAACACAGAATTGCAGAACAAGCTCAGCTGCATTCACATAGTGTAGGTAGAGAACCTCATAGAAGAGTGACGATAAGAAGGCCTCGTTAA
- a CDS encoding HIT domain-containing protein: protein MVDWNCIFCDISQGKIPATKIFEDDTVFAILDIAPKAPEHILVIPHAHIEDLVFSSVREINAVVHCMKKAPQIANNRGLSHSGYRLVVNQGIDSGQEVPHFHLHILGGRKLQTMG from the coding sequence ATGGTCGATTGGAATTGCATTTTTTGTGATATATCCCAAGGGAAAATTCCCGCTACTAAGATATTTGAAGATGATACGGTTTTTGCAATTTTGGACATTGCTCCTAAGGCCCCAGAGCATATCCTTGTGATACCTCATGCTCATATAGAAGATTTAGTTTTTTCTTCTGTGCGTGAGATAAATGCAGTTGTGCATTGCATGAAGAAGGCCCCTCAGATAGCTAATAATAGAGGGTTGTCTCATTCGGGGTATCGGCTAGTTGTAAATCAAGGAATCGATTCGGGCCAAGAGGTTCCCCATTTTCATTTACATATCTTGGGTGGCCGCAAACTTCAAACTATGGGATAG
- a CDS encoding LLM class flavin-dependent oxidoreductase has protein sequence MKRGIGITAMGGNSNEVLQRIKNYEVRGINAAWLTVGSASLDGITIMAAAGLVTEKVLLGTSIVPSWGRHPVVAAQQTQVASQLSNNRFRFGVGPSHIASMQKVFGADYRTPLTALREYLIIVKTLLDTGSVKFNGKIYDADVALPAPVPGVPVLASALRAKSYELCGELADGAISWVSPDIYLKEVALPAIAKGAEAVGREAPPLIAHVPICVDENVEDVRSAARNQLAHYPRSPFYQAMFAQAGFPEAAETSNWSDGMIEAVVFSGNEEKIEERIEKLFEYGVTEIIFSIVTTEADPDSSRERSLELLSKVAQD, from the coding sequence TTGAAAAGAGGAATAGGAATTACTGCCATGGGCGGTAATAGCAATGAAGTCCTGCAGCGAATAAAAAATTACGAAGTAAGAGGAATTAACGCTGCGTGGCTCACTGTTGGCAGTGCGAGTCTCGATGGAATAACAATTATGGCAGCCGCGGGCTTAGTAACAGAGAAAGTACTACTTGGAACATCTATAGTTCCGAGCTGGGGGCGGCATCCCGTTGTCGCTGCACAGCAAACCCAAGTTGCTTCTCAATTATCCAATAATCGTTTCCGGTTTGGAGTTGGGCCTAGTCATATAGCTAGTATGCAAAAGGTTTTTGGCGCTGACTACAGGACGCCTTTAACTGCGCTAAGAGAATATTTGATTATAGTTAAGACGCTTCTGGATACAGGCTCAGTTAAATTTAACGGTAAAATTTATGACGCTGACGTTGCTCTACCTGCTCCAGTGCCAGGGGTTCCAGTATTGGCATCTGCCTTGAGAGCAAAGTCTTATGAACTTTGCGGAGAATTAGCGGACGGTGCAATTAGTTGGGTTTCGCCAGATATATATTTAAAAGAAGTGGCATTGCCTGCAATTGCAAAAGGTGCTGAGGCGGTAGGAAGAGAAGCACCTCCTTTGATTGCACACGTACCAATTTGTGTAGATGAAAATGTTGAGGATGTAAGAAGCGCAGCGCGTAATCAATTAGCGCATTATCCTCGGTCCCCGTTTTATCAGGCGATGTTTGCCCAAGCAGGATTCCCCGAAGCTGCAGAAACATCAAATTGGAGTGATGGAATGATTGAGGCAGTAGTTTTTTCAGGGAATGAAGAAAAAATCGAAGAGAGAATAGAAAAGCTTTTTGAGTACGGTGTTACTGAAATAATTTTTTCTATAGTAACGACAGAGGCAGATCCAGATTCTTCGCGAGAGCGAAGCTTAGAATTGCTGTCAAAAGTAGCTCAAGATTGA